A genomic window from Haliaeetus albicilla chromosome 10, bHalAlb1.1, whole genome shotgun sequence includes:
- the SLC9A5 gene encoding sodium/hydrogen exchanger 5 isoform X4 → MQPPAASPGPAAPAGAELLRWQWREVQAPCLVAAWILVASLAKIVFHLSRKVTSIVPESCLLILLGLGLGGIVLAVAKKAEYQLEPNMFFLFLLPPIVLDSGYFMPSRLFFDNIGAILTYAVVGTLWNSFTTGAALWGLHRAGLMADPGVEAGLMDFLLFGSLISAVDPVAVLAVFEEVHVNETLFIIVFGESLLNDAVTVVLYKVFNSFVELGPAHIHATDYVKGVASFFLVSLGGTAVGLLFAFLLALITRFTKRVRIIEPLFVFLLAYVAYLAAEMVSLSSILAVTFCGICCKKYVEANISQKSRTTVKYTMKTLASSSETIIFMFLGISAVDTSKWAWDTALVLGTLLFILLFRAVGVVLQTCVLNHFRLIPLDRIDQVVMSYGGLRGAVAFALVILLDRTKVKAKDYFVATTIVVVFFTVIVQGLTIKPLVTWLKVKRSDHHKPTLNEELHEHAFDHILAAVEDIVGHHGYHYWRDKWEQFDKKYLSQLLMRKSAYRLRDEIWDVYYKLNIRDAISFVDQGGHVLSAAKLALPSMPSRTSMSESSVTNLLRESGSGACLDLQVIDTVRSRRDKEDAAMHHVLRGSLYKPRRRYKASYSRHFISPDKQERQDKEIFRQNMKRRLETFKSTKHNVCSSKNKARLKEKGRKKKNISLTREAPNGKTHRNVPWQEAAPVLVMVSSEEEESDSSETEREDDEGIVFIARATDEVLQGKTTPGSLDVCPSPCIIPPSPTLAEKELPWKGDQADLAVYVSSETTKIVPVDMQKAWNQSISSLESIASPPGVESGPQHRRFACPVLEEQPQSASQVMPEQGSCFQFPSHVSKSGRSQSDSSPDGAEQQELQPLMATEEQGRMLPATEPRWLMFNRASHL, encoded by the exons TTTTCCACCTGTCAAGGAAGGTGACGTCCATCGTCCCAGAGAGCTGCCTCCTCatcctgctggggctgggccTGGGAGGCATCGTGTTGGCTGTGGCAAAGAAAGCCGAGTACCAGCTGGAGCCCAAcatgttcttcctcttccttctgcccCCCATCGTCCTAGACTCGGGCTACTTCATGCCCAGCCGGCTGTTCTTTGACAACATTGGTGCCATCCTCACCTACGCGGTGGTGGGCACGCTCTGGAACTCCTTCACCACCGGCGCTGCGCTCTGGGGGCTGCACCGAGCCGGGCTCATGG CAGATCCAGGCGTTGAAGCTGGGCTGATGGATTTCCTGCTCTTCGGCAGCCTCATCTCAGCTGTGGACCCCGTGGCAGTGCTGGCCGTCTTTGAAGAGGTCCATGTAAATGAGACCCTCTTCATCATCGTGTTTGGCGAGTCTCTCCTGAATGATGCTGTCACCGTG GTGCTGTACAAGGTCTTCAACTCTTTTGTGGAGCTGGGCCCAGCACACATCCATGCCACTGACTACGTGAAGGGGGTAG CCTCCTTCTTCCTGGTGAGCCTTGGGGGCACGGCCGTGGGGCTGCTCTTTGCCTTTCTCCTGGCCCTGATCACGCGGTTCACCAAGCGTGTGCGCATCATTGAGCCACTCTTCGTCTTCCTCTTGGCCTATGTTGCATACCTTGCTGCTGAGATGGTCTCGCTTTCCTCCATCCTGGC AGTCACCTTCTGTGGGATCTGCTGCAAGAAGTACGTGGAAGCCAACATCTCCCAGAAATCCCGCACCACGGTCAAGTACACCATGAagaccctggccagcagctcaGAGACCATCATCTTCATGTTTCTGGGCATCTCGGCTGTGGACACCTCCAAGTGGGCATGGGACACAGCACTGGTGCTGGGCACCCTGCTCTTTATCCTGCTCTTCAGAGCTGTGG GCGTTGTCCTCCAGACCTGTGTGCTCAACCACTTCCGCCTCATCCCCCTGGACAGGATTGACCAGGTGGTCATGTCATATGGTGGCCTCCGGGGGGCCGTGGCCTTTGCCCTGGTCATCCTGCTGGACAGGACAAAGGTGAAAGCCAAGGACTACTTTGTGGCAACAACCATCGTGGTGGTGTTCTTCACTGTCATTGTGCAG GGCCTCACTATCAAACCCCTGGTGACATGGCTGAAGGTGAAGCGCAGTGACCACCACAAGCCCACGCTGAACGAGGAGCTGCATGAGCAC GCCTTTGACCACATCCTGGCAGCGGTGGAGGACATCGTGGGGCACCATGGCTACCATTACTGGCGGGACAA gtgggaacagttCGACAAGAAGTACCTGAGCCAGCTCCTGATGCGGAAATCTGCCTACAGGCTGCGGGACGAGATCTGGGATGTTTACTACAAGCTGAACATCCGTGATGCTATCAGCTTTGTCGACCAG GGTGGCCACGTGCTCTCAGCTGCCAAGCTGGCACTGCCCTCCATGCCCAGCCGCACGTCCATGTCAGAGTCGTCGGTCACAAACCTCCT GAGGGAGAGCGGGAGTGGTGCATGCCTGGACCTGCAGGTGATTGACACAGTGCGGAGCCGCCGGGACAAGGAGGATGCTGCCATGCACCATGTGCTGCGAGGGAGCCTCTACAAGCCCCGCCGGCGG TACAAGGCCAGCTACAGCCGTCACTTCATCTCTCCAGATAAACAAGAGCGCCAAGATAAAGAAATCTTCCGGCAGAACATGAAGAGGCGGCTGGAGACCTTCAAGTCCACAAAGCACAATGTCTGCTCCTCCAAGAACAAGGCCAGGCTGAAGGAAAAGGGCAGGAAAAAG AAGAACATCTCTCTGACCAGAGAGGCACCCAATGGGAAGACGCACAGAAATGTCCCCTGGCAGGAGGCAG CTCCTGTCCTCGTAATGGTCAgctcagaggaggaggagagcgaTAGCTCGGAGACGGAGAGAGAGGACGACGAAGGGATTGTGTTCATCGCTCGAGCCACTGATGAGGTCCTACAGGGAAAGACAACTCCTG GCAGCCTGGATgtctgccccagcccctgcatCATCCCGCCATCGCCCACCTTGGCAGAGAAGGAGCTGCCGTGGAAAGGAGACCAGGCTGATCTGGCTGTTTATGTCTCCTCGGAGACCACCAAAATTGTCCCAGTGGATATGCAGAAGGCGTGGAACCAAAGCATCTCCTCCCTGGAGAGCATCGCTTCCCCCCCAGGCGTCGAGAGCGGACCTCAGCACAGGAGATTcgcctgccctgtgctggaggAACAACCCCAGTCTGCAAGCCAGGTGATGCCGGAGCAGGGCTCCTGCTTCCAGTTCCCCAGCCATGTCTCTAAGAGCGGCCGGTCGCAGAGTGACAGCAGCCCGGATGGCgctgagcagcaggagctgcagcctttgATGGCCAcagaggagcagggcaggatgcTGCCTGCCACGGAGCCCAGATGGCTGATGTTCAACAGAGCAAGCCACCTCTGA
- the SLC9A5 gene encoding sodium/hydrogen exchanger 5 isoform X2 yields MQPPAASPGPAAPAGAELLRWQWREVQAPCLVAAWILVASLAKIVFHLSRKVTSIVPESCLLILLGLGLGGIVLAVAKKAEYQLEPNMFFLFLLPPIVLDSGYFMPSRLFFDNIGAILTYAVVGTLWNSFTTGAALWGLHRAGLMADPGVEAGLMDFLLFGSLISAVDPVAVLAVFEEVHVNETLFIIVFGESLLNDAVTVVLYKVFNSFVELGPAHIHATDYVKGVASFFLVSLGGTAVGLLFAFLLALITRFTKRVRIIEPLFVFLLAYVAYLAAEMVSLSSILAVTFCGICCKKYVEANISQKSRTTVKYTMKTLASSSETIIFMFLGISAVDTSKWAWDTALVLGTLLFILLFRAVGVVLQTCVLNHFRLIPLDRIDQVVMSYGGLRGAVAFALVILLDRTKGLTIKPLVTWLKVKRSDHHKPTLNEELHEHAFDHILAAVEDIVGHHGYHYWRDNVYLQHCDRKRMRKACFLEGKHSSRAATLAPVPFPSPPTDALVSGFPLGRDEGWEQFDKKYLSQLLMRKSAYRLRDEIWDVYYKLNIRDAISFVDQGGHVLSAAKLALPSMPSRTSMSESSVTNLLRESGSGACLDLQVIDTVRSRRDKEDAAMHHVLRGSLYKPRRRYKASYSRHFISPDKQERQDKEIFRQNMKRRLETFKSTKHNVCSSKNKARLKEKGRKKKNISLTREAPNGKTHRNVPWQEAAPVLVMVSSEEEESDSSETEREDDEGIVFIARATDEVLQGKTTPGSLDVCPSPCIIPPSPTLAEKELPWKGDQADLAVYVSSETTKIVPVDMQKAWNQSISSLESIASPPGVESGPQHRRFACPVLEEQPQSASQVMPEQGSCFQFPSHVSKSGRSQSDSSPDGAEQQELQPLMATEEQGRMLPATEPRWLMFNRASHL; encoded by the exons TTTTCCACCTGTCAAGGAAGGTGACGTCCATCGTCCCAGAGAGCTGCCTCCTCatcctgctggggctgggccTGGGAGGCATCGTGTTGGCTGTGGCAAAGAAAGCCGAGTACCAGCTGGAGCCCAAcatgttcttcctcttccttctgcccCCCATCGTCCTAGACTCGGGCTACTTCATGCCCAGCCGGCTGTTCTTTGACAACATTGGTGCCATCCTCACCTACGCGGTGGTGGGCACGCTCTGGAACTCCTTCACCACCGGCGCTGCGCTCTGGGGGCTGCACCGAGCCGGGCTCATGG CAGATCCAGGCGTTGAAGCTGGGCTGATGGATTTCCTGCTCTTCGGCAGCCTCATCTCAGCTGTGGACCCCGTGGCAGTGCTGGCCGTCTTTGAAGAGGTCCATGTAAATGAGACCCTCTTCATCATCGTGTTTGGCGAGTCTCTCCTGAATGATGCTGTCACCGTG GTGCTGTACAAGGTCTTCAACTCTTTTGTGGAGCTGGGCCCAGCACACATCCATGCCACTGACTACGTGAAGGGGGTAG CCTCCTTCTTCCTGGTGAGCCTTGGGGGCACGGCCGTGGGGCTGCTCTTTGCCTTTCTCCTGGCCCTGATCACGCGGTTCACCAAGCGTGTGCGCATCATTGAGCCACTCTTCGTCTTCCTCTTGGCCTATGTTGCATACCTTGCTGCTGAGATGGTCTCGCTTTCCTCCATCCTGGC AGTCACCTTCTGTGGGATCTGCTGCAAGAAGTACGTGGAAGCCAACATCTCCCAGAAATCCCGCACCACGGTCAAGTACACCATGAagaccctggccagcagctcaGAGACCATCATCTTCATGTTTCTGGGCATCTCGGCTGTGGACACCTCCAAGTGGGCATGGGACACAGCACTGGTGCTGGGCACCCTGCTCTTTATCCTGCTCTTCAGAGCTGTGG GCGTTGTCCTCCAGACCTGTGTGCTCAACCACTTCCGCCTCATCCCCCTGGACAGGATTGACCAGGTGGTCATGTCATATGGTGGCCTCCGGGGGGCCGTGGCCTTTGCCCTGGTCATCCTGCTGGACAGGACAAAG GGCCTCACTATCAAACCCCTGGTGACATGGCTGAAGGTGAAGCGCAGTGACCACCACAAGCCCACGCTGAACGAGGAGCTGCATGAGCAC GCCTTTGACCACATCCTGGCAGCGGTGGAGGACATCGTGGGGCACCATGGCTACCATTACTGGCGGGACAA TGTTTATCTGCAGCACTGTGACAGGAAAAGGATGCGAAAAGCCTGTTTCCTGGAGGGGAAGCACTCCAGCAGGGCAGCCACACTAGCCCCAGTCCCGTTCCCATCGCCTCCCACAGACGCACTGGTCTCTGGCTTCCCCTTGGGCAGGGACGAAGG gtgggaacagttCGACAAGAAGTACCTGAGCCAGCTCCTGATGCGGAAATCTGCCTACAGGCTGCGGGACGAGATCTGGGATGTTTACTACAAGCTGAACATCCGTGATGCTATCAGCTTTGTCGACCAG GGTGGCCACGTGCTCTCAGCTGCCAAGCTGGCACTGCCCTCCATGCCCAGCCGCACGTCCATGTCAGAGTCGTCGGTCACAAACCTCCT GAGGGAGAGCGGGAGTGGTGCATGCCTGGACCTGCAGGTGATTGACACAGTGCGGAGCCGCCGGGACAAGGAGGATGCTGCCATGCACCATGTGCTGCGAGGGAGCCTCTACAAGCCCCGCCGGCGG TACAAGGCCAGCTACAGCCGTCACTTCATCTCTCCAGATAAACAAGAGCGCCAAGATAAAGAAATCTTCCGGCAGAACATGAAGAGGCGGCTGGAGACCTTCAAGTCCACAAAGCACAATGTCTGCTCCTCCAAGAACAAGGCCAGGCTGAAGGAAAAGGGCAGGAAAAAG AAGAACATCTCTCTGACCAGAGAGGCACCCAATGGGAAGACGCACAGAAATGTCCCCTGGCAGGAGGCAG CTCCTGTCCTCGTAATGGTCAgctcagaggaggaggagagcgaTAGCTCGGAGACGGAGAGAGAGGACGACGAAGGGATTGTGTTCATCGCTCGAGCCACTGATGAGGTCCTACAGGGAAAGACAACTCCTG GCAGCCTGGATgtctgccccagcccctgcatCATCCCGCCATCGCCCACCTTGGCAGAGAAGGAGCTGCCGTGGAAAGGAGACCAGGCTGATCTGGCTGTTTATGTCTCCTCGGAGACCACCAAAATTGTCCCAGTGGATATGCAGAAGGCGTGGAACCAAAGCATCTCCTCCCTGGAGAGCATCGCTTCCCCCCCAGGCGTCGAGAGCGGACCTCAGCACAGGAGATTcgcctgccctgtgctggaggAACAACCCCAGTCTGCAAGCCAGGTGATGCCGGAGCAGGGCTCCTGCTTCCAGTTCCCCAGCCATGTCTCTAAGAGCGGCCGGTCGCAGAGTGACAGCAGCCCGGATGGCgctgagcagcaggagctgcagcctttgATGGCCAcagaggagcagggcaggatgcTGCCTGCCACGGAGCCCAGATGGCTGATGTTCAACAGAGCAAGCCACCTCTGA
- the SLC9A5 gene encoding sodium/hydrogen exchanger 5 isoform X5 produces MQPPAASPGPAAPAGAELLRWQWREVQAPCLVAAWILVASLAKIVFHLSRKVTSIVPESCLLILLGLGLGGIVLAVAKKAEYQLEPNMFFLFLLPPIVLDSGYFMPSRLFFDNIGAILTYAVVGTLWNSFTTGAALWGLHRAGLMDPGVEAGLMDFLLFGSLISAVDPVAVLAVFEEVHVNETLFIIVFGESLLNDAVTVVLYKVFNSFVELGPAHIHATDYVKGVASFFLVSLGGTAVGLLFAFLLALITRFTKRVRIIEPLFVFLLAYVAYLAAEMVSLSSILAVTFCGICCKKYVEANISQKSRTTVKYTMKTLASSSETIIFMFLGISAVDTSKWAWDTALVLGTLLFILLFRAVGVVLQTCVLNHFRLIPLDRIDQVVMSYGGLRGAVAFALVILLDRTKVKAKDYFVATTIVVVFFTVIVQGLTIKPLVTWLKVKRSDHHKPTLNEELHEHAFDHILAAVEDIVGHHGYHYWRDKWEQFDKKYLSQLLMRKSAYRLRDEIWDVYYKLNIRDAISFVDQGGHVLSAAKLALPSMPSRTSMSESSVTNLLRESGSGACLDLQVIDTVRSRRDKEDAAMHHVLRGSLYKPRRRYKASYSRHFISPDKQERQDKEIFRQNMKRRLETFKSTKHNVCSSKNKARLKEKGRKKKNISLTREAPNGKTHRNVPWQEAAPVLVMVSSEEEESDSSETEREDDEGIVFIARATDEVLQGKTTPGSLDVCPSPCIIPPSPTLAEKELPWKGDQADLAVYVSSETTKIVPVDMQKAWNQSISSLESIASPPGVESGPQHRRFACPVLEEQPQSASQVMPEQGSCFQFPSHVSKSGRSQSDSSPDGAEQQELQPLMATEEQGRMLPATEPRWLMFNRASHL; encoded by the exons TTTTCCACCTGTCAAGGAAGGTGACGTCCATCGTCCCAGAGAGCTGCCTCCTCatcctgctggggctgggccTGGGAGGCATCGTGTTGGCTGTGGCAAAGAAAGCCGAGTACCAGCTGGAGCCCAAcatgttcttcctcttccttctgcccCCCATCGTCCTAGACTCGGGCTACTTCATGCCCAGCCGGCTGTTCTTTGACAACATTGGTGCCATCCTCACCTACGCGGTGGTGGGCACGCTCTGGAACTCCTTCACCACCGGCGCTGCGCTCTGGGGGCTGCACCGAGCCGGGCTCATGG ATCCAGGCGTTGAAGCTGGGCTGATGGATTTCCTGCTCTTCGGCAGCCTCATCTCAGCTGTGGACCCCGTGGCAGTGCTGGCCGTCTTTGAAGAGGTCCATGTAAATGAGACCCTCTTCATCATCGTGTTTGGCGAGTCTCTCCTGAATGATGCTGTCACCGTG GTGCTGTACAAGGTCTTCAACTCTTTTGTGGAGCTGGGCCCAGCACACATCCATGCCACTGACTACGTGAAGGGGGTAG CCTCCTTCTTCCTGGTGAGCCTTGGGGGCACGGCCGTGGGGCTGCTCTTTGCCTTTCTCCTGGCCCTGATCACGCGGTTCACCAAGCGTGTGCGCATCATTGAGCCACTCTTCGTCTTCCTCTTGGCCTATGTTGCATACCTTGCTGCTGAGATGGTCTCGCTTTCCTCCATCCTGGC AGTCACCTTCTGTGGGATCTGCTGCAAGAAGTACGTGGAAGCCAACATCTCCCAGAAATCCCGCACCACGGTCAAGTACACCATGAagaccctggccagcagctcaGAGACCATCATCTTCATGTTTCTGGGCATCTCGGCTGTGGACACCTCCAAGTGGGCATGGGACACAGCACTGGTGCTGGGCACCCTGCTCTTTATCCTGCTCTTCAGAGCTGTGG GCGTTGTCCTCCAGACCTGTGTGCTCAACCACTTCCGCCTCATCCCCCTGGACAGGATTGACCAGGTGGTCATGTCATATGGTGGCCTCCGGGGGGCCGTGGCCTTTGCCCTGGTCATCCTGCTGGACAGGACAAAGGTGAAAGCCAAGGACTACTTTGTGGCAACAACCATCGTGGTGGTGTTCTTCACTGTCATTGTGCAG GGCCTCACTATCAAACCCCTGGTGACATGGCTGAAGGTGAAGCGCAGTGACCACCACAAGCCCACGCTGAACGAGGAGCTGCATGAGCAC GCCTTTGACCACATCCTGGCAGCGGTGGAGGACATCGTGGGGCACCATGGCTACCATTACTGGCGGGACAA gtgggaacagttCGACAAGAAGTACCTGAGCCAGCTCCTGATGCGGAAATCTGCCTACAGGCTGCGGGACGAGATCTGGGATGTTTACTACAAGCTGAACATCCGTGATGCTATCAGCTTTGTCGACCAG GGTGGCCACGTGCTCTCAGCTGCCAAGCTGGCACTGCCCTCCATGCCCAGCCGCACGTCCATGTCAGAGTCGTCGGTCACAAACCTCCT GAGGGAGAGCGGGAGTGGTGCATGCCTGGACCTGCAGGTGATTGACACAGTGCGGAGCCGCCGGGACAAGGAGGATGCTGCCATGCACCATGTGCTGCGAGGGAGCCTCTACAAGCCCCGCCGGCGG TACAAGGCCAGCTACAGCCGTCACTTCATCTCTCCAGATAAACAAGAGCGCCAAGATAAAGAAATCTTCCGGCAGAACATGAAGAGGCGGCTGGAGACCTTCAAGTCCACAAAGCACAATGTCTGCTCCTCCAAGAACAAGGCCAGGCTGAAGGAAAAGGGCAGGAAAAAG AAGAACATCTCTCTGACCAGAGAGGCACCCAATGGGAAGACGCACAGAAATGTCCCCTGGCAGGAGGCAG CTCCTGTCCTCGTAATGGTCAgctcagaggaggaggagagcgaTAGCTCGGAGACGGAGAGAGAGGACGACGAAGGGATTGTGTTCATCGCTCGAGCCACTGATGAGGTCCTACAGGGAAAGACAACTCCTG GCAGCCTGGATgtctgccccagcccctgcatCATCCCGCCATCGCCCACCTTGGCAGAGAAGGAGCTGCCGTGGAAAGGAGACCAGGCTGATCTGGCTGTTTATGTCTCCTCGGAGACCACCAAAATTGTCCCAGTGGATATGCAGAAGGCGTGGAACCAAAGCATCTCCTCCCTGGAGAGCATCGCTTCCCCCCCAGGCGTCGAGAGCGGACCTCAGCACAGGAGATTcgcctgccctgtgctggaggAACAACCCCAGTCTGCAAGCCAGGTGATGCCGGAGCAGGGCTCCTGCTTCCAGTTCCCCAGCCATGTCTCTAAGAGCGGCCGGTCGCAGAGTGACAGCAGCCCGGATGGCgctgagcagcaggagctgcagcctttgATGGCCAcagaggagcagggcaggatgcTGCCTGCCACGGAGCCCAGATGGCTGATGTTCAACAGAGCAAGCCACCTCTGA
- the SLC9A5 gene encoding sodium/hydrogen exchanger 5 isoform X3, protein MQPPAASPGPAAPAGAELLRWQWREVQAPCLVAAWILVASLAKIVFHLSRKVTSIVPESCLLILLGLGLGGIVLAVAKKAEYQLEPNMFFLFLLPPIVLDSGYFMPSRLFFDNIGAILTYAVVGTLWNSFTTGAALWGLHRAGLMADPGVEAGLMDFLLFGSLISAVDPVAVLAVFEEVHVNETLFIIVFGESLLNDAVTVVLYKVFNSFVELGPAHIHATDYVKGVASFFLVSLGGTAVGLLFAFLLALITRFTKRVRIIEPLFVFLLAYVAYLAAEMVSLSSILAVTFCGICCKKYVEANISQKSRTTVKYTMKTLASSSETIIFMFLGISAVDTSKWAWDTALVLGTLLFILLFRAVGVVLQTCVLNHFRLIPLDRIDQVVMSYGGLRGAVAFALVILLDRTKVKAKDYFVATTIVVVFFTVIVQPRTLSPSQSFPCLLLLFQGLTIKPLVTWLKVKRSDHHKPTLNEELHEHAFDHILAAVEDIVGHHGYHYWRDKWEQFDKKYLSQLLMRKSAYRLRDEIWDVYYKLNIRDAISFVDQGGHVLSAAKLALPSMPSRTSMSESSVTNLLRESGSGACLDLQVIDTVRSRRDKEDAAMHHVLRGSLYKPRRRYKASYSRHFISPDKQERQDKEIFRQNMKRRLETFKSTKHNVCSSKNKARLKEKGRKKKNISLTREAPNGKTHRNVPWQEAAPVLVMVSSEEEESDSSETEREDDEGIVFIARATDEVLQGKTTPGSLDVCPSPCIIPPSPTLAEKELPWKGDQADLAVYVSSETTKIVPVDMQKAWNQSISSLESIASPPGVESGPQHRRFACPVLEEQPQSASQVMPEQGSCFQFPSHVSKSGRSQSDSSPDGAEQQELQPLMATEEQGRMLPATEPRWLMFNRASHL, encoded by the exons TTTTCCACCTGTCAAGGAAGGTGACGTCCATCGTCCCAGAGAGCTGCCTCCTCatcctgctggggctgggccTGGGAGGCATCGTGTTGGCTGTGGCAAAGAAAGCCGAGTACCAGCTGGAGCCCAAcatgttcttcctcttccttctgcccCCCATCGTCCTAGACTCGGGCTACTTCATGCCCAGCCGGCTGTTCTTTGACAACATTGGTGCCATCCTCACCTACGCGGTGGTGGGCACGCTCTGGAACTCCTTCACCACCGGCGCTGCGCTCTGGGGGCTGCACCGAGCCGGGCTCATGG CAGATCCAGGCGTTGAAGCTGGGCTGATGGATTTCCTGCTCTTCGGCAGCCTCATCTCAGCTGTGGACCCCGTGGCAGTGCTGGCCGTCTTTGAAGAGGTCCATGTAAATGAGACCCTCTTCATCATCGTGTTTGGCGAGTCTCTCCTGAATGATGCTGTCACCGTG GTGCTGTACAAGGTCTTCAACTCTTTTGTGGAGCTGGGCCCAGCACACATCCATGCCACTGACTACGTGAAGGGGGTAG CCTCCTTCTTCCTGGTGAGCCTTGGGGGCACGGCCGTGGGGCTGCTCTTTGCCTTTCTCCTGGCCCTGATCACGCGGTTCACCAAGCGTGTGCGCATCATTGAGCCACTCTTCGTCTTCCTCTTGGCCTATGTTGCATACCTTGCTGCTGAGATGGTCTCGCTTTCCTCCATCCTGGC AGTCACCTTCTGTGGGATCTGCTGCAAGAAGTACGTGGAAGCCAACATCTCCCAGAAATCCCGCACCACGGTCAAGTACACCATGAagaccctggccagcagctcaGAGACCATCATCTTCATGTTTCTGGGCATCTCGGCTGTGGACACCTCCAAGTGGGCATGGGACACAGCACTGGTGCTGGGCACCCTGCTCTTTATCCTGCTCTTCAGAGCTGTGG GCGTTGTCCTCCAGACCTGTGTGCTCAACCACTTCCGCCTCATCCCCCTGGACAGGATTGACCAGGTGGTCATGTCATATGGTGGCCTCCGGGGGGCCGTGGCCTTTGCCCTGGTCATCCTGCTGGACAGGACAAAGGTGAAAGCCAAGGACTACTTTGTGGCAACAACCATCGTGGTGGTGTTCTTCACTGTCATTGTGCAG CCACGCACCCTCTCGCCCTCCCAGTCTTTCCCTTGCCTTCTCCTGCTGTTCCAGGGCCTCACTATCAAACCCCTGGTGACATGGCTGAAGGTGAAGCGCAGTGACCACCACAAGCCCACGCTGAACGAGGAGCTGCATGAGCAC GCCTTTGACCACATCCTGGCAGCGGTGGAGGACATCGTGGGGCACCATGGCTACCATTACTGGCGGGACAA gtgggaacagttCGACAAGAAGTACCTGAGCCAGCTCCTGATGCGGAAATCTGCCTACAGGCTGCGGGACGAGATCTGGGATGTTTACTACAAGCTGAACATCCGTGATGCTATCAGCTTTGTCGACCAG GGTGGCCACGTGCTCTCAGCTGCCAAGCTGGCACTGCCCTCCATGCCCAGCCGCACGTCCATGTCAGAGTCGTCGGTCACAAACCTCCT GAGGGAGAGCGGGAGTGGTGCATGCCTGGACCTGCAGGTGATTGACACAGTGCGGAGCCGCCGGGACAAGGAGGATGCTGCCATGCACCATGTGCTGCGAGGGAGCCTCTACAAGCCCCGCCGGCGG TACAAGGCCAGCTACAGCCGTCACTTCATCTCTCCAGATAAACAAGAGCGCCAAGATAAAGAAATCTTCCGGCAGAACATGAAGAGGCGGCTGGAGACCTTCAAGTCCACAAAGCACAATGTCTGCTCCTCCAAGAACAAGGCCAGGCTGAAGGAAAAGGGCAGGAAAAAG AAGAACATCTCTCTGACCAGAGAGGCACCCAATGGGAAGACGCACAGAAATGTCCCCTGGCAGGAGGCAG CTCCTGTCCTCGTAATGGTCAgctcagaggaggaggagagcgaTAGCTCGGAGACGGAGAGAGAGGACGACGAAGGGATTGTGTTCATCGCTCGAGCCACTGATGAGGTCCTACAGGGAAAGACAACTCCTG GCAGCCTGGATgtctgccccagcccctgcatCATCCCGCCATCGCCCACCTTGGCAGAGAAGGAGCTGCCGTGGAAAGGAGACCAGGCTGATCTGGCTGTTTATGTCTCCTCGGAGACCACCAAAATTGTCCCAGTGGATATGCAGAAGGCGTGGAACCAAAGCATCTCCTCCCTGGAGAGCATCGCTTCCCCCCCAGGCGTCGAGAGCGGACCTCAGCACAGGAGATTcgcctgccctgtgctggaggAACAACCCCAGTCTGCAAGCCAGGTGATGCCGGAGCAGGGCTCCTGCTTCCAGTTCCCCAGCCATGTCTCTAAGAGCGGCCGGTCGCAGAGTGACAGCAGCCCGGATGGCgctgagcagcaggagctgcagcctttgATGGCCAcagaggagcagggcaggatgcTGCCTGCCACGGAGCCCAGATGGCTGATGTTCAACAGAGCAAGCCACCTCTGA